In Borreliella valaisiana VS116, the genomic window GAGAGTCCATATATATTATCAATTTCATGGGTTGAAGAATATTTCATAAGTTCTTTAATTTGGAAAGAGTTGTAGCCACTAGATTTTAAATTTGAAATAAACAAGTTTCTACATAAATGGAGCGATTTATTTGCTTTAAAGCCCGACTTTTTTAGAAGATTTTTGAATTTTTTAGAAATATGGATAATGTCAATTTGATTGTCTTTAAACTTGTGTTTAGTTTTTTGGAAAAGATAAGTACGCCTAGTATCAAGATTTTTATCTTCGAAATGATTTTTGTGAGCTGTTTGAATAGCATCATATTCTTTAGAGTTGATGACAATTTCTCTAATACAAGTTATATTTCTTTTTTTTGCTACGTTTACTTTTATAGTGTAAAAAATTTCTCCAGATTTACTTGATAATTGGGCAATATCTTCCATTTTTACTTTTTGCATTTCAGTGCCCCTGCATCCACTTATCAAAAGTAAATATACGAACCAACCTGATATTGGATCAGTTTCTTTTAGATGATTAATACATTTTACAATTAGTTTGCTAGTTTTTGGAGTTAGATAAAACTTAGGACTAGGTTTTATATTTTCTTTTTTATTTTTAGTTGAATTTTTTAGTGAATTTTTTAAAATTTTGTTTTCATTTAGTATTTTTTGATAATCTTGTAATAGTTTGAGGAAAAAATCTGAACTAGCGTTGTTTAAATTAAAAAAATTATTAGAGTCCATAAAATCAGCTCCGCATAAGTGTTACCTTTACATTAAGTAAAAGTAATAAAAATGTATAAGAATTGCATTCTATATTTTACCAAAAACTAAAAATTTTAGTCAAATTATGGTGTTTCTCATTGTATGCAGAATTTAGAATGTAGAGTAGTTTTAAAGAGTAGAAGTGGCAATTTCTAAGGGGTGCACACAAGAAAGATAGTATACTTTGTGTGATATATAGCAAAGACTTAAAAATTTAATTTGTATGTCTTTTGTGATCGATTGTAATGAGTTGGCTACTTGCAATGGAGAGATTTTATGAGTTTTATTAAAATTACATTTGAAGTTTGTTACTATGTAATTCGAAATGTAACAAAATAAATTATTTAAATCTTTAAAAAAATTGTAATTATTAGCGTGTTGCGTTAAGCTTAAGATCTATGGAGTAGGAGTAACTTATGAATAAAAAAATGTTTATTATTTGTGCTGTTTTTGCACTGATAATTTCTTGCAAAAATTATGCAAGTGGTGAAGATTTAAAACAAAATGTAAAAGAACAAGTTAAGGGATTTTTAGATACAAAAAAAGAAGAATTGACCGAAGGTATTAAAATCCTAGGATCAGAAGTATCTTCAAAAGTTGGAGAATTAATGCAAGCTGATGAGCCACAAGGCCAACTACAGCATCAAGTAGCTCAAGATGTTAACAATGTAGATCAAGAAGTAGAAAAATTAAAGAAAGAATTAGAAGATTTAAAGAAAAAAGTAGATGGAACTAATGATAAAACTACTCTTGAAACATATTCTGGTTATGAAAAAGAATTAGAAAAGTTAGAAGAAGAATTAAAGAAAAAATTAGAAGAATTAAAAGATAAACTTAAAGATAAAAAAGAAGATAAAGAAAAACTTGAAAAGGAATTAAAAGAGTTAAAAGAAAAATTAAAAGAGAAAAAAGAGAAAAGAAAAAAAGCTTTAGAAGAGACTCAAAAGAAATTTAAAGGGTATCAAAGGCAAGTTGAATCTGCAGGTGGAGTAACTCATGGTGCACAAGCTAAAAATAAAGGGGGAGCTGGGAAACAAGCCTGGAGTGAGGCTAGCAAATTAGGCTTATTAGATAGAAGTTATTCTACTGATACTGATACTAGTGATATGTCAAGTGGAATAATAGAGGGCGCACTTCAAAAGATTGAAGAAGAACTTAAAGAGATTGAAGAAGAGTCTAAAGGTTTAGAGCAAAAAAAGAATAAAAATGGTTTTTGAAAACATAAATTATGAAAAACAAGACTAGTTGTTAGTCTTGTTTTTATTTGTATTAACGTATTAATTAAAAAGAAAAGATATAAATGTAAAATCCAATTCATGGCTAAACAGATAAAATCTGTAAAGTTGTGAAAATCAAAATACAAACATTATAAGCATAGTAGTTAATAGACATAAGTAAGTTACTAGTTATTGTTAATAATTTGTTAACTTATTGTATTATTTAGAGTAACAATTTGTTAATTTTATTGCTTTAGGGGAATTTTTTTGAAAAAAAATAAAAGGCCTTTTGATGATTATGTTGCATATTTTAGAGAAGGCTCATTAAATGATAGAGAAATAGCAGTTAAACTAGGGGTTTCTAGAGTAAATGTATGGAGAATGCGACAAAAATGGGAGAGTGGAGAGACTTCTGATAATGGGGATTCTAGAGTAACAATTAGTGAAGATACTTTTGAACACCTTGTAGCACAAACCTTTAGATCAGAAGTTAAAGCTAAAAAAGTTAAAGGTGAATTAGACTTAGAGCGCTCTAATTTAGAATTAGGATTTA contains:
- a CDS encoding tyrosine-type recombinase/integrase; amino-acid sequence: MDSNNFFNLNNASSDFFLKLLQDYQKILNENKILKNSLKNSTKNKKENIKPSPKFYLTPKTSKLIVKCINHLKETDPISGWFVYLLLISGCRGTEMQKVKMEDIAQLSSKSGEIFYTIKVNVAKKRNITCIREIVINSKEYDAIQTAHKNHFEDKNLDTRRTYLFQKTKHKFKDNQIDIIHISKKFKNLLKKSGFKANKSLHLCRNLFISNLKSSGYNSFQIKELMKYSSTHEIDNIYGLSSANKIQAYKCTKNSLKL
- a CDS encoding DUF603 domain-containing protein, yielding MKKNKRPFDDYVAYFREGSLNDREIAVKLGVSRVNVWRMRQKWESGETSDNGDSRVTISEDTFEHLVAQTFRSEVKAKKVKGELDLERSNLELGFIRAFKQYSSIELASMISKIEDLRYEIESLNKKSEKGINEKINSLKVELNELIKECSIREMELYYECMKRLAAAHEVESKSSYKSSKGYK